The segment ATTTTCTATAACATCTGTTACATGCTTTCCTAAAACCTCTTTTTCACTAACTCCCAAAAATTCCTGATAGGCATGATTAAATCTTATAATATAGCCATCTTTATCAACAATTACAATTCCTTCATAGGCATTATCCAGGATAGTTTCCAGGATATCAATATATTTTTTCATTTTTGTTATTTTTTCTTCTTTTGTATCTCCCTGATTATTATCCTGGAAAAACATATTCTTCCTCCTATTATAATAGTTTTCTTTTAGAAAGTTCTATTAAATCATCTAAATTTCCTTCCCAATCAGGTTCAAAGGGAGTACCTTCATCAACTAAAAAGTCTTTTATCAAATATGTTTTCATCCCTACTTTTTTAGCAATCATATCCTCTTTTGAATTATTACCAATCATGATAGCTTCTTCAGAATTAAACTCTATTTTTTGGGAAATTTCACTATAAAATTTGGGGTTTGGTTTTGCATAATGCATCTCCTCATAACAGGTAATATAATCAAAATCAGTTGGATCAATACCTGCCCATCTTATTCTTTCCTCTATAGCTTCCAGGGGAAAAAGAGGGTTAGTGGCTAAAATTAAGTTTTTATCTAATTTTTTTAAGATTTCAATTAACTCCGGAG is part of the Halanaerobiales bacterium genome and harbors:
- a CDS encoding PAS domain-containing protein translates to MFFQDNNQGDTKEEKITKMKKYIDILETILDNAYEGIVIVDKDGYIIRFNHAYQEFLGVSEKEVLGKHVTDVIEN
- a CDS encoding HAD family hydrolase, with translation MLKEKNILLDLDGTLLPIDMDYFLKLYFQALTEEFADLKNKEEFIQILMQATEKMIKNDGKRVNKEVFKKEFFNKLNIEDENKIMKRFDDFYKNKYPKLKKKLDLKSRAPELIEILKKLDKNLILATNPLFPLEAIEERIRWAGIDPTDFDYITCYEEMHYAKPNPKFYSEISQKIEFNSEEAIMIGNNSKEDMIAKKVGMKTYLIKDFLVDEGTPFEPDWEGNLDDLIELSKRKLL